One segment of Deinococcus seoulensis DNA contains the following:
- a CDS encoding TatD family hydrolase: MIDSHTHLDYIDDPAGARGELGLNAMICIGASPQHARNAVALAEQFEDVYATVGLHPTDTDEDSPDARTQIEALAGHPRVVGIGESGLDDYWDDTKRAAQVSAFEWQLDLARRSGKVLVIHTRDKAGQDSAHRGVMDVLRDWPDVPVILHCFSGHPDLLRFGLERGEHTYFGFAGNTTYKNAQEIQAAARDLPLGRMLLETDAPFLAPVPKRGKPNRPGYVRHTLEFIAALRGLDPAELETATDANTRRAYGLPLE, translated from the coding sequence ATGATCGACTCTCACACCCACCTCGACTACATCGACGATCCGGCGGGCGCGCGCGGCGAACTGGGCCTGAACGCCATGATCTGCATCGGCGCCAGCCCCCAGCACGCCCGGAACGCCGTGGCGCTGGCCGAACAGTTTGAAGACGTGTATGCCACGGTCGGCCTGCACCCCACCGACACCGACGAGGACAGCCCGGACGCCCGCACGCAGATCGAGGCGCTCGCCGGGCACCCACGCGTGGTCGGCATCGGCGAGAGCGGCCTGGACGACTACTGGGACGACACGAAACGCGCCGCGCAGGTCTCGGCCTTCGAGTGGCAACTGGACCTCGCGCGGCGCAGCGGGAAGGTGCTGGTCATCCACACCCGCGACAAGGCCGGGCAGGACAGCGCCCACCGGGGCGTGATGGACGTGCTGCGCGACTGGCCGGACGTGCCGGTGATCCTGCACTGCTTCAGCGGGCACCCGGACCTGCTGCGCTTCGGACTGGAACGCGGCGAGCACACGTACTTCGGGTTCGCGGGAAATACCACGTACAAGAACGCGCAGGAGATCCAAGCGGCCGCCCGCGACCTGCCCCTAGGGCGGATGCTGCTGGAAACCGACGCGCCATTCCTGGCCCCCGTCCCCAAACGCGGCAAGCCCAACCGGCCCGGCTACGTGCGCCACACCCTGGAATTCATTGCGGCCCTGCGCGGCCTGGACCCCGCCGAACTGGAAACCGCGACCGACGCGAACACCCGCCGGGCGTACGGGCTGCCGCTGGAGTGA
- a CDS encoding LptA/OstA family protein: protein MMNRTKTVSLLALLTLAAPVLAQADATNRLITIQGGPRGDVRNGPLTFTGSPVKAKVSTLNIEASQAVLAAPKGTPLIEAKGKRTANFTGAVKVTRGRLTAGGSALAYDETTGQGVLSGNASATFIPEKKEDGDTVSIKAAQMSLDVDNNVSTSTGGVTLSTGTQNGQADKLVFDEDRELAQMTGKPSLTRAAKGNQKELVITGQEVRALTKTKTLYVRSGVKLVQGTTTTTGDAVYYDDRRNVAYVVGNAVSVDSKSKVTVKAPASGYLEQRTDLGRVRALNSAYKIPTEQFKLRGEK, encoded by the coding sequence ATGATGAACCGCACCAAGACCGTGTCCCTGCTGGCCCTCCTGACCCTCGCCGCGCCCGTGCTGGCGCAGGCCGACGCGACCAACCGACTGATCACCATCCAGGGCGGCCCGCGCGGCGACGTGCGCAACGGCCCACTGACCTTCACCGGCAGTCCCGTGAAGGCGAAGGTCAGTACCCTGAACATCGAGGCGTCCCAGGCCGTGCTGGCCGCACCGAAGGGCACGCCGCTGATCGAGGCGAAAGGCAAACGTACCGCGAACTTCACCGGCGCCGTGAAGGTCACGCGCGGCCGCCTCACCGCTGGCGGCAGCGCCCTCGCGTACGACGAGACGACCGGACAGGGCGTCCTGAGCGGCAATGCCAGCGCCACCTTCATCCCCGAGAAGAAGGAGGACGGCGACACCGTCAGCATCAAGGCCGCGCAGATGAGCCTCGACGTGGACAACAACGTGTCCACCAGCACGGGCGGCGTGACCCTCTCCACCGGCACGCAGAACGGACAGGCCGACAAACTGGTGTTCGACGAGGACCGCGAACTGGCCCAGATGACCGGCAAACCCAGCCTGACCCGCGCCGCCAAGGGGAACCAGAAGGAACTGGTCATCACCGGCCAGGAGGTCCGCGCGCTCACCAAGACCAAGACGCTGTACGTGCGCAGCGGCGTGAAACTCGTGCAGGGCACCACCACCACCACCGGCGACGCCGTGTACTACGACGACCGCAGGAACGTGGCGTACGTGGTCGGGAACGCCGTCAGCGTGGACAGCAAGAGCAAGGTGACCGTCAAGGCCCCGGCCAGCGGCTACCTGGAGC